One Phaseolus vulgaris cultivar G19833 chromosome 11, P. vulgaris v2.0, whole genome shotgun sequence genomic window carries:
- the LOC137837759 gene encoding cold-regulated 413 plasma membrane protein 2, translated as MWKKMGFEEEAVVQLINSDFRDLSLAANQLGNHLVKLGGIGFGASFFGLIAAIAAIYLLILDRTNWKTNILTGLLIPYIFFSLPSIVFDVFRGEIGKWIAVVAVVLRLFLPRHFPDWLELPGALILLIVVAPSLIASTFRNNIVGVVVCLIIACYLLQEHIRASGGFRNSFTKAHGISNSIGIILLLVYPIWALVVILF; from the exons atgtggaaGAAAATGGGTTTTGAAGAAGAAGCAGTAGTTCAATTGATCAACTCTGATTTCAGAGACCTAAGTCTAGCTGCTAATCAATTAGGCAATCACCTCGTCAAACTTGGTGGCATAGGCTTTGGAGCCTCTTTTTTCGGATTGATTGCTGCCATTGCTGCTAT TTATCTGTTAATTTTGGATCGTACAAACTGGAAGACAAATATTCTCACAGGACTACTCATTCCATACATTTTCTTCAGCTTGCCTTCAATAGTTTTTGATGTCTTCAG AGGAGAGATTGGAAAATGGATTGCTGTTGTTGCTGTTGTATTGCGCCTTTTCCTTCCAAGACACTTCCCTG ATTGGCTGGAATTGCCTGGTGCTTTGATTCTTCTTATCGTTGTAGCTCCTTCTCTAATTGCAAGCACCTTTAGAAACAACATTGTTGGGGTGGTAGTGTGTCTCATCATTGCATGCTATCTGCTGCAAGAACATATTCGGGCTTCTGGTGGTTTTAGAAACTCCTTCACTAAAGCCCACGGCATATCAAATTCCATTGGCATAATACTTCTGTTGGTCTATCCCATCTGGGCGTTAGTGGTCATACTCTTTTAG